ACAACGCCGCGCGCATCGCCCGCATGTGCGAGGATGACGTGCTGCCCCTGGGGGAGAGTCTCTTCCCCGCCTATCCCGACGTGCCTGCGGGCCAAACCGCCACGCAGCTCTTGCGCCGGCTGGTCTACGAGGGGGCGCAGGCCCGCTACGGCCGCGTCACGCCGGCCATCCGGGATCGGCTGGATCACGAGCTGGCCATCATCGAGGCCCTGGGCGTCGCGGACTACTTCCTGGTGGCCCACGACATCGTGCAGTTCGCCCGCCAGCGGGGCATCCGCACGGCCGGGCGCGGCTCGGCAGCCGACTCGGCCGTGGCCTACGTCCTCTCCCTGACGGACGTGGACGCCATCGGCCGCGGCCTGCTCTTCGAGCGCTTCCTCAGCCTGGAGCGCGCGCAGAGGCCCGACATCGACCTCGACTTCGACGCACGCCACCGCGACGAGGTGGCCGCCTACGTCTACCGGCGCTACGGCCCCGAGCACGTCGCCTCCGTCGCCACCTACAACACCTTCCAGGCCCGGTCGGCGCTGAGGGAGATGGGCAAGGTCCTGGGCTACCCCGAGCCGGAGATCGACGCGCTGGCCAAGCGCTTCCCCCATATCCCCGCCGACGCCATCCGACGGGCTGCCGCCTCGCTGCCCGAGCTGCGGCGAAGCGAGCTGCTGCAGCCCGTTGCCGGTGCGGCTGGTCACCGCTACGAGCTCCTCTTCGATCTGGCCGAGGCGGTGGCAGGCTTTCCCCGCCACCTGGGGACCCACCTGGGCGGCCTCATCCTCAGCGCGCCCCCCATCACGCAGGTCGTGCCCCTTCAGCTGGCGGCCAAGGGCATGACGGTGGCCCAGTTCGACAAGGACGACGTGGAGGCCGTGGGCTTCATCAAGCTCGATCTGCTGAGCCTGAGGATGCTGGGCGCGGTCGACGACGCGGTCCGCCTCATCCGCCAGGGGCAGGCGGCCCCCTCGGATGGCGGCGGGCCGTCCGAGGGAGAGGCCTTCTCCTACGAGCGCATCCCCCTCGACGACGCCGAGACCTACCGGATGCTGGCCGAAGGCGAGACCGTCGGCGTCTTCCAGCTGGAGAGCCCGGCGCAGCGAGCCCTGCAGGGCCGTCTGGGTGCGCGCCACATCGAGGACATCGTGGCCAGCGTGGCCCTCATCCGGCCCGGCCCCATCAAGGGCAACATGGTGGAGCCCTTCATCGCTCGACGCAAGGGCCTCGAGCCCGTGCCGCACCTCCACCCCGTCCTGGAGCGGATCCTCGCCAAGACCTACGGCGTCGTCCTCTTTCAAGAGCAGGTCATCGAGATCGCCACGGCCATCGCGGGCTTCACGCCGGGCGAGGCGGATCGCCTGCGTCGGGCCATGACCCACTTTCGTTCGCAGCAGGAGATGGAGGCCATCGGGCAGCTCTTCGTGGAGCGGGCCCTGGCACGAGGCGTCGAGCCGGCTCTGGCCCGGACCATCTTCTCCTACATCGTGGCCTACGCCGGCTACGGGTTTTGCGAGGCCCACGCCGCGGCCTTCGCCACCACCGCCTACAAGACCGCCTACCTGTTGCGCCACCACCCCGCCGAGTTCTACGCGGCGCTGCTCAACAACCAGCCCATGGGCTTCTACCCGCCGCACACCCTGGTGACGGCGGCGCGCTGTCGCGGCGTCACCGTGCTCGGACCCGACGTCAACCGCAGCGAGGCGGACTACCAGGTGGAGCGCCTGGAGCCGACCGGGGCGCCCGCCATCCGGGTGCCCCTCAAGGTGCTGCGGGGGCTCGGGGAGGCCGGCGCTCGTCTCCTGCTCGACGAGCGTGCCCGGGGCGGACCCTACCGGTCGCTGGCCGATCTCTGCCGGCGGGTGGAGCTGGAGCGCGACGGCCTCGAGTCGCTGATCATGGCCGGCGCCCTCGATGGGCTGCACCCCAACCGCCGCGCCCTGTTGTGGGCGCTGCCCGCGATCCTGCAGAGGGCGCGCATGGAGCGGGAGCGTCGAGCGGCGACCCCCGACGAGGCGCTGCGGAGGCAGGCGGACCTGGGCCTGTCGGCCGACGCGGGAGGGTCCGGCCACCCGGCCCCGCTGCTGGAGGACTTCTCACCCTTCGAGAAGCTGGCCCTGGAGCTCTACGCGATGGGATTCTCCCCCGACAAGCACCTGCTGGCGTCACTGCGCCCGTCGCTGACCCGACGCGGCGTGCTCACCACCCAGCAGGCGCGTCGCCGTCCCCGGGGCGCGTGGGTGCAGGTCGCGGGGCTCTCCATCCGTCCGCATCGCCCGCCGACCCGCAGCGGCCGGACGGTGGTCTTCCTGACGCTCGAGGACGAGGAGGGACTCCTGGACGTGACCCTCTTCGAACCCGTCTACCAGCGCTGGGGCCACCTGATCTTCACCCGCCCGGCGCTGATCGTCACCGGCCGTCTCGAGCGGCGGGGCCGGAGCGTGAGCCTCACCGCGGCGCACGTCCGGCCCCTGGATCTCACTCCGCCTTAGGGCAGTCCGGGCACAGCCCCAGCACCCGATCCAGCATCGCGACGATGCGCTGCGTGGCGCCGGGCGGCCCCATGCGCTCCCGCCCCGTCTCCCCACGGCGCCGGCGCTCGTCGGGGGCGTCCAGCAGCCTCGCGACCTCCTGCGCGGCCTGCTCGGGCCCCTCCACCAGCACCAGGGCGTCGCCCAGCAGCCGCTTCTGCCGGAGGGCGAAGCGGCGGGTATACTGCACGCCGGAGCGAGGGAAGGCCACCACCACCCGGCCGAGGCCCGCCGCCTGCTCGTTGGCGGTGCCCGCCAGCCCCACCACCACGTCGGCACGCGCCAGCACGTCGGCGAAGCCCCTGCGTGTCAACCCCATCCGCCACCCTCCCTCGCCGTCCGCCAGCCAGCCGTCGAGGCCTGCCGCCCGCTCCGGCTCCCCGGCCGGCTCCAGCCGCCACGGCGGGCGAGCCGACTCGGG
This genomic interval from Limnochorda sp. LNt contains the following:
- a CDS encoding DNA polymerase III subunit alpha; this encodes MAADFVHLHVHTPFSFLDGASSIDALLQRARDLGMEALAITDHDTLSGVVRFTQRARTLGIKPIVGVELTLQGGHHLVLLARDRTGYANLCQIVTDAHLHAPRRHPQARWETIARHARGLVALTGCRRGELASRIFRGQVDEARRALARYRDVFGEHLFVELQDLGWPHSRWLVHRLAELAREAGVPVVATNDVHYARKADFPVHDALTCVRTRTTLEQVHPERPLNAEQYLKSAQEMAALFAEMPEALHNAARIARMCEDDVLPLGESLFPAYPDVPAGQTATQLLRRLVYEGAQARYGRVTPAIRDRLDHELAIIEALGVADYFLVAHDIVQFARQRGIRTAGRGSAADSAVAYVLSLTDVDAIGRGLLFERFLSLERAQRPDIDLDFDARHRDEVAAYVYRRYGPEHVASVATYNTFQARSALREMGKVLGYPEPEIDALAKRFPHIPADAIRRAAASLPELRRSELLQPVAGAAGHRYELLFDLAEAVAGFPRHLGTHLGGLILSAPPITQVVPLQLAAKGMTVAQFDKDDVEAVGFIKLDLLSLRMLGAVDDAVRLIRQGQAAPSDGGGPSEGEAFSYERIPLDDAETYRMLAEGETVGVFQLESPAQRALQGRLGARHIEDIVASVALIRPGPIKGNMVEPFIARRKGLEPVPHLHPVLERILAKTYGVVLFQEQVIEIATAIAGFTPGEADRLRRAMTHFRSQQEMEAIGQLFVERALARGVEPALARTIFSYIVAYAGYGFCEAHAAAFATTAYKTAYLLRHHPAEFYAALLNNQPMGFYPPHTLVTAARCRGVTVLGPDVNRSEADYQVERLEPTGAPAIRVPLKVLRGLGEAGARLLLDERARGGPYRSLADLCRRVELERDGLESLIMAGALDGLHPNRRALLWALPAILQRARMERERRAATPDEALRRQADLGLSADAGGSGHPAPLLEDFSPFEKLALELYAMGFSPDKHLLASLRPSLTRRGVLTTQQARRRPRGAWVQVAGLSIRPHRPPTRSGRTVVFLTLEDEEGLLDVTLFEPVYQRWGHLIFTRPALIVTGRLERRGRSVSLTAAHVRPLDLTPP